The Blastopirellula sediminis sequence TCGAGCGTTACCAATTCGCCGGGGGCGATTTTGCCGCGGGTTTTGGCGAGAACCAGCCAGTGACCGTTGACGTCTGATTCGAGATAGAGTCCTTGCCAACGTCCGCCGGTCAGCGCGCGGCGACCAACCAGGCGAGCCGGGACGACTTTGGTGTTGTTGAGGACGAGATGATCGGACGGAAGTAAAATTTCGGGAAGATCGCGAATATGGCGATGCTCAAGCTGTCCGGACTTGCGATCTACCACCAAAAGGCGGGCGTCCGCTCTTTTTTCGAGCGGCTCTTGCGCAATCAACTCTTTCGGTAGTTTATAGTCGTATTGTTCGATGCTGGTCATAAGGCGGGGGGCTTTAAGGGCGTGGGCGTCGAAAGGTTAGCATGCGACGCATTTTTGTAATATAGATGGCAATCGCTCTTTTTTTCTACCCGAGGCCGCCAGAAGAGTGACCGTGACGCCTGCAAAATCTTCACCCCACGCATCAACGCGGATCCGCGTAGCGCTGGTAATCACCGAATTGGAAGTCGGCGGGGCCGAGCGATGCCTGGCCAATTTGGCGACGCGGCTAGATCGGACTCGGTTCGACGTGGCGGTGATTTCGCTGGCCTCGCGACCGGCGCCGGGACGGGACGTCCTGGTTCGACAGTTGGAAGAGGAGGGGATCGGCGTCACCTTTTTAAACTGCGACTCGAAGTGGCGATTGCCGATTGCCGTTCGCCGATTGTCTCGCCTGCTCAGCGCCGCGAGTCCTCACGTCGTCCATAGTTTTTTGTTTCATGCCAACGTTGCGTCCAGTATGGCGATGGGGCGACGACGGAAGAGTAAACTGATTCACGGATTGCGGGTTGCCGAACAAGGCTCATGGCGGCGATGGCTGCAAAGTCACTATGCGAAAAAAGCGGATCTGACGCTGGTCGTCAGTCGCAAGCTGAAGCAGTTCGCACGCGACGTGTTGCAGGTCCGATCGCTCGTCACTCCCAACGGAATCGACCTGGTCGAGTTCGACGAGCAGACGACCCAAGACATCGGCATGAAACAAGTCGACGGACGAAAACGAATGATCGCCGTCGGTCGATTGGATCCGCAAAAGGGGTTCGACTGGCTGCTCGACACGCTCCGCGATTTTCTCTTGGGAAGCGACGATTGGGAGCTGCAAATTGTCGGCGCCGGACCGCAAGAGAATGCGCTGAAGGACCAAGCGAGGAAGCTGCATCTGATCGATCGCGTGCAGTTTTTGGGGCGTCGCGCGGACGTGCCGCAGCTGCTATCGGACGCTGATCTTTTCCTGCTCTCGTCGCGCTGGGAGGGAATGCCCAACGCGCTGATCGAAGCGATGGCGGCTCGCTTGCCGGTCGTCGCAACCGATGTGGAAGGAGTCGCTCAGCTGCTGGGACCGCTGCACGCGGCGCAGCTATCGCCGGCCGGAGACGCGGAAGAGTTCGTCAATCGCGTCAGCGTGCTAGCAGCGGACGCCACTTTGCGCGTCGAGTTGGGTGAAGCGAATCGTGCACGGGTCGAGTCGCATTTTACGCTCGACAAGATGGTGAAGCGGCATGCGAAAGTCTATCGCTGCGCAGCGCGATCGCTTGATAGCGTGCTAGCGTCGCCGCCTGAAAACCGCTGAAAAATTCTCCAAGAAATCTTTTCCGACGTAGCGCGTAGCGGCGTCATTCTTTAGGCGTGCTAGCGATAAATGCTAGCGGCCATGCTTGGCGAAAACGAAGGTTGACCCGTTCGTAACGATTCTTACCTTTAGGCAAATCGTCATTGAACGATCTCGATTACGACGTCCGTCCGTTCGTCATGTTGGGGGGAAGGAATCTCCCGGTGCGGCGAACTGTGGGCGAAGCGGCAAGTGCAGCGGCCGACTTCGCCAACCTCGCCGATGCCGGGCGCATGGATGCGCCTGCGGCGAGGTTTTTTCTTTTCGAAGCGACGTCCCATTTCCAGGGTAGGCTGGGTCAAGACCCAGCACAAAGGATCTGGAATCCAAGGCGAACGACGATATTCGTTGTGGGTTGGGAAGTGATTCTTTCGTGCGGGCGAAACTCTTGCCGCCGACTTAAATTTGCTGGGTCGCGACCCAGCCTACGCCTGCTAACCACTGTTCACCAGACGGCGATCAGGTAAGCTGGAAGGACGAAATTCTCCCTGTTTTTCCGCACTTTTTCGCACTTGGCACATGACTTCGACCGTTCACGTTTCCGTCCTCCCGCAAGAGGTGATCGAATATCTCGATCCGCAACCGGGGCAGATCTTTGCTGACGGAACGCTAGGTGGCGGCGGGCATACGCGGCAACTGGCCGAACGCGTTGGGGACACCGGTTTGGTGATTGCCTGCGATCGCGACCTGGCGGCCATTGAGAGAGCCGAGCAGTCGCTGCGCGGCCTGCCGATCAAAGTGACGCAGCGCAACTTCAGCGAGCTTCCTAGCGTCCTTAAAGAGCTCGAGATCGACCAGATCGACGGGCTGCTGTTGGACCTCGGACTTTCGAGCGATCAGTTGGCCGATCGTAATCGCGGTTTCAGCTTCGACTCCGATGGCCCGCTCGATTTGCGGTTTGACGACACGGAGGGAGATACCGCCGCTGACCTGGTGAATCTGTTGTCGGAGAAGGACCTGGCCGACGTCATTTATCAGAACGGCGAAGAGCGATTGAGCCGCCGGATCGCCAAGAAGATCTGTCTGCGGCGGAAGGAAAAGCCGTTTCTGCTAGCAAACGATTTGGCCGAGTTGTGTGCTAGCTGCTATCCGGCTCGTGGGGCGAAAGAACGGATCCATCCGGCGACGCGCACGTTTCAAGCGCTGCGCATTGCCGTGAACCGAGAGCTCAGTTCGCTTGAAAGCATTCTGAAGACGGCGCCCGATTTCGTCCGCGTAGGCGGCAAAATCGCCATCATCAGCTTCCACTCCCTGGAAGATCGGCGAGTAAAAGAAGCGTTTCGCGAAGATCCACGCCTCGAACCGGTGACCAAGAAGCCGATAATCCCTAGTGAGGAGGAGATTTTACGGAACCCTCGCAGTCGCAGCGCCAAGTTGAGAGTGGCGCGGCGTACGTAGGCATGCGGGGAATTGGGCTTGAGTCAAACCTCGACTCCAGCTAGCGTCGACTGCCGACCGAAGAAGGAGGCGGTCGCAAGGAGTGAATATCGTGCGCAGGGAAGCTCGAATTGGATTTGCGATCGTCGGCTGTCTGGCCGCGATCCTCATGTACGCTGCCGTCAAGCGTATGTGGCTTCTTGCGCAGGTCGCCCGCGACGACTCGCCGGCGCCAACCATTCCTGTCGCTTCCATCTCCGCCAAGAGCGCCCTAGAGCCGGTCATTACTCTCCCCGAACAGCCGACCTCGACCGCCGTCTATCAAGAGCCAAGCGTCGCAGACGCCGACCCCAATAAATCAGCCGTTCCATTCCCGTCGCGGTTCGCCATTCCGATGAACGGAAACGAAGAGGCGGAACAAGTCGCCGCGGCTGCCACGGAACATCCGCCAGCGGACGAACTACCAAAGTCGCCGGTCGCCGTCGATACGACGCCGATCGAAGCCGCTCCTCCGCTCGGACGATTCTCGAGTCGCTTCTCCGCTGCACCTGTAGCGGAGCCTGCATTGCCTGCTCCGGCGCAAGAAACGGAGACGCCGCAGCCAGAAGCGATGGCGTCGCTCGCCGCCGATTCGGTCGCCGCGATCAAGTCTCGCTTCTCGACCACTCCCGCGCCGGCGCCGAAAGCTACAGAAGAGAAATCGAACGCCAACAACCCGATGCCGATCATGTCGAGCGCCGGATCGCTCTTGGGTTCGCTCGCGTCGCGACTGGCCAGCAACATGACGTCGTCGCAGTCGGCGGAGCCGGAAACGACGGAATCGCTCGCGCCGACCGTTACGTTGCCGTCGCAGCCAACGGCCGCGCCGCAGCCGACCGCCGTCGCCGAAGCGCCGCAGCCAGAAACAGGCTCGCAGGCTTCGCTCCGCATCGTCGGCGAAAAGCCGAGCGAGCCGCAGCCGGAAACGCCGCCGGAAGCGAAGCTGATCAAGCCGGCGCCGATCGTCGAAGCGCAGCCGCTTCCTTCACGCCCGGTCGTCACCGCTGCGCCGCGCGACATGCCGACGACGACTCGGCCAACCTGGCAGGCCGGCGAAACGAAGATCGAACCAGTCGCCACCCCGGTCGCGACGACGCCGCAGCCGCAACCGCGACTGAATCGCGCGTTCGCATCGACCGCCGCGTCCGCGTCGATTCCGACAACGAACTACGTGCCGGCGCAAAACGCCAGCTCGACGAAGGTGGTCACGACCGACGACGCGATGCCGCACCGCTTGCCGCCGACGATCGAAGTTTCGAGCGACACTGACAAAGGCGTTACCAAAGAAGCTGACCCGGCATGGGTTCAGCAGATGATCCAAAGCGGCAGTTTTATTCCTGGCCAGCGATTCGTCCCGACGCAGACGCCGCAGCCGCTGCCGATCGGTCAGCAATCGGCGCAGCCACTCGCCAATCCTGCCCAGCCGCCGGCCACCGCGATTACGCCGACGCAAACGCAACCGACGACCTACGTCGTCCAGCCAGGGGACGACTTGGCGACGATCGCTCGTCGCACCTTAGGCGACGCCGCACGCTGGGGCGAACTGTTTCGCTTGAACCGCAATGTGATCGGCGATTATCCCGATCAGATGAAGCCGGGGATGACGTTGCGGTTGCCGCAGTAACGCTGCGTCGTCGATCTATTACAACCGATCGAGCAGATCGATCGAGTTCCATTCCTCCTCCGTTAACCATCGTTGGTCGTAGGCAATCCTCGTAGTCGCCCCTTCGGAGTCGAGAATGTAGATGTGCGAGCCCTTTTTGCGTTGGTAGTAATTCAGAAGCTCCGACCCTCGTAGGACGATCGCTTTGGCCTTTCCTGGGATGACGATTGGCTTGGTAACCGCCTGCCCTAGCTGAATCTCGCCTTGGGGAAATTGGACGTTCAAACCCGGTACGCTCTCTCCATCTCGCCAATCGTCCTCGACTGCCGCGGCGGCGTCGATGAAGCAACAGAGTCGGGCATGCGAAGTGAACTTGAAGCACTCGCTACGCCAATTCTCGTTGTAGCGGAGGGCGATTCGGTAGTCGTCCAGATCAAAGTCATCGCGATAGAAGAAGAGGTGGAGGCCGTTCGTCTCTTCCGTGACGCGCGTGCCATCGTCGCGGCGGATTTCGCGAATCTCTTTGGCGTTGTATCGCCGGACGTCGTCATAGACCTTTCGCAGGTTCGCCAGAAACTGCTTGTCGGCGATTTCGACGGTCGCTTTCTCGTAACCGGCGTAGCCGCAGAACGCCATCTCAAAGGTATCGCGAAGGGAATAGTCCCAGACGTACGGCGGCTGTCGTTTCTCCAGTGAGTCGAGCAACTCTTCGGTCACCGTCACATGAAAGAAGGCGTCGCCGGGCATGAAGTAGTTGTTGCTGGCGCGGCTGTAACTGGCGGCGAATAGCAGCAGAGCAAGAGGTGTGAGAAGTTGCAGGATACGCATGTTGGGGCTCCCGGAGATGAGCATTGAGTGCCAGGAGTATCGTACTACGCGGCGGGAAGAGCCGCCATGAATTGGCGCAAAGCGGCCCAGTTATGTGGCGCGCACGAAAAAGGGGATCTCATCAGAGATCCCCTTTTCGATGTTCGATCTACAACCGCTTCGACTAGAACGCGTAGTTCGGGTTCTTCGTGTCGAAGTCGGTGTCGGTGAAGCCGTTGTTCAGCTTCAGGTTGCTGTAGGTGTATTCTTCAAACAGCATCGGCTGATCGCCGGCCTTTTTGGGCCAATCCCAAGCGGCGTAGCGAATCGGCAGTTGCAGTTCGTCGTCGATAAAGATGTGGGCTTTGTGGAAGCGGAAGTTCGATCGCGGGGTCGGGTGGATCACTTCGATCGCGGTGCAGACCCGATCGTTGATCTTGGCGCCCTGGTAGAACTTCACTTCGCATTCGCCGTAACGCATGTCTTCTTCGGCCACTTCGATCAAGCGGACGATCAGGTTGCGGATGCCGATCTCGGTGATCGGATAGCGGTTGTTCCGCATCGCGAGCATGCCGTTCGGATCGAGCGGAACCGTGACCAACTTCAAGAGGTTGCCCCCTTCGTGCGCGATCAGGTTGCCGTTGTTGTGACCTTTGACGTAGACCACTTCACGGCCCTTGATGTTGGCCGGTGCGACGAATCGCATGTAAACGCTGAACGGCGTGACGACGGAGCCATTGCCGTCGACCTGTTCGTTGCGGATCTTGGTGTACATGTACTCGGGATCGAGCACTTTGCCGCTGATCTGTTCGCGCTTGACCAGCGTGCATTCGTAGTCGCGGACCGATTGATCGATCCGGTCGAGGGCTCGCTTGGCCAATTCGACCGCCGGGGTCAGCGGATGCTGGGCGGCGACCTGTTGAGTCGCGTTGGGGTTGTTGGAAACGCGGTAAACCGGTTCCTTCATGTTGCTGCGGCCTTCTTCGCCACGAAGCAAAGAGGCGGCGCCCAGCGTCAGCGCCGGGGCGGCCAACAGTAGTCGGCGTCGCGATAGAGTAGGCTCGGCCATCTTCATTCTCCCTGATATTCTTGCGTCACGCGGCTTCCATGCGTCGCGTTGGGACTCGTGTACGTTTGATTCGTAACGACCGGGGCGTCGGTTCGCCGGGACCAGCCGAAATTTCGTCGGCTTTTCGGTCTTATCGCCCTACCGCAGCGGAAAAATTACAATAACTGCGCGGACCGGCAAGGATTGCCTAAACCCACGTTTAACCGATCCAGTCGCTAGAGTCTACCGAAACCATCCAAAATTGTGGAGAGAGAAACTCGGTGTTAGAAATCGACGCTGTCATCAGTATGCCCTTTGACGAGAACACTTACATCGTCCGCAACGAGGGCGCAAGCGACTGTCTGGTGGTCGATCCAGGCTTGGAGCCGGGCAAGATTCTCGACTTTTTGAAGCAGCATCAGCTGACGCCGGTCGCGATTCTGAATACGCACGGCCACAGCGATCACATCGGCGGAAATGCCGCTCTCAAAAGGACTTACCCCGACGCGCCCCTGATTATTGGCCGCGGCGACGCCGAAAAACTGACCGATCCGCAGAAGAATCTCTCGGCCGCGTTCGGCGTGGCGCTGATCAGCCCCCCGGCCGATCAGCTGGTCGACGAAGGGGACGTCCTTGACCTGGCCGGGATCAAGCTGGAAGTTCGCGAAGCTCCTGGCCACTCCGTTGGACACGTCGTATTCATCATCCATGATGCGAAAGCGATTTTAGGGGGGGACGTCCTTTTTGCCGGCAGCATCGGGCGAACCGACTTCTTCGACGGCGACTTCGGCGCCCTCCGTGATGCGATCCACGACAAACTATTTACCTTGCCGGGGGATTTCGTCGTCTATCCCGGACATGGGCCGGAAACGACCATCGCCGAAGAAATCGCCGAGAACCCGTTTGTCGGCAAGCCGGCGGGGTATCGAGGTTAATACCGAATGGTTAGCCCAGATAGCTCTCGCTATCTGGGCCGACATCGTCGGCAGGAAGCATTAGTCCGAGCCGAACCAAGCATCGGCACTTCCCACGTCATTTGAAATGGAAGCTGCAGGTCTCGTTTTCGACCGCTGTCTGATGCTTCCTGCGGCTACGCCGCCCAGATAGCCAGAGCTATCTGGGCTAACCGCTAGTTACACGGTTATTCGAGTTGCGTGGGGCGATCCAGTATCGGCGGCGGCGTCGCCACGGCGACGTGCGCGGGGAAGTAGAGCGTAAAGCGGCTGCCGGCTCCGGGTTGGCTTTCGACGACGATGTCCCCGCCATGTTCGCGGAGGATCTTTTGGCTGACCGGCAGGCCAAGCCCCGTTCCGCGGTTTCCCTTGGACGACTCGAACGCGGTGAAGATCGCTTCCATCTTCTCCGGAGGAATGCCGCAGCCGTTGTCGACGACATCGATATTCAGCCGCTGCGCCTGTTCGTCGAGCGAGACCGAAACGTCGACCTTGGCGCCATCGACCGATTGCGTCGCATCGATCGCGTTGGAGACGACGTTCAGTACGGCGCGGTGAAGCCCCTCGACGTCGAACATCAGCTGAATGTCTTGAGGAAGGGGCGAATAGTGGAGCTCGACGCCGAATTCGGCCGCGCGGGCCTGCATCAGTTCGACGACGTCCCCCACGGTATCGTTGATGTTGGCGGCCGAGAGATCCGGCTCACGCTCTTTGCTGTAAGAGAGCATGTCCATCACCAGGGTCGAGATCCGCTCCTGGTTTCGCTCGACGATTCCCCAACCTTTTTCGATCAAGCCGACGTCGGCGCCTTTGATCCCTTCTTCGACCAGGTAGCTGCCGCCCCGGATCCCTTGCAGGATGTTCTTCACATGGTGCGAAATCGCGGCGACCGCCTGACCGACGGCGGCGAGTCGCTCGGACTGAACGACCGCGGAGTAGTAATTGGTGTCTTCGACGGCGAGGGCCGCCTGATGGGCGACCGCGACCATCAGCTTCAGGTGATCGTCATTGAAACGTCGCTTTTTCTGCATCGCGACGTCGCCAGGCGCCGTGAACGTATCGAGGTAAATCGCGCCGACGATGCCGTAGCGTCCCTGCATTGGGACGCAAATCGCCTCGCGAACTCCCTGCGTGATGATGCTGCCGGCCGGGTCCCAGCGGTCATCGTCGCTGGCGTTGGTCGTCAGCACCCCTTCGCGCTTTTCGAGGACGAAGTCGAGGATCGTCCGGCTGATCACGATCGCCTCGTCGGCGCCTTTGCGGCCAGGGCGGAAGCGGCGGGCTTTCGGCGTGAAGTGCAGCGATTCTTCGTCGAGCAGCATCACGCAGCCACGGTCGGCGTCGATCCAGTCGAAGACCAACCCCATGATGTAGTCGAGCAGTTGATCGATATCGAGCGTGCGGCTGACGGCGAGGGCCGTGTGATACATCAACTGGAGGTTGGCTCGTGCGGCGTTGAACCACTCTCCGGTCGCTCCTCCGGCGCTGGGAAGCATAAAAATCTGGCTTCCCTCGCTGTGATGGACGGTCCGAATGATCCGCGAGCCGTCGCTGACCATATCTTGCCGAACCAGCGGGTCGCGCTGCGCCTCACGAACTTCGCTCGCGGTCTCGGCATGGGTGAAGATCATCAACGTCCGTCCGAGTTGGACCCGATCGCCGCTGGTCAGATAACTGCGGGTGATCATTTCGTTGTTGATGTAGCAGCCGTTTGAGCTTTCGAGGTCGACCAGTTCGTACCGCGGGCCATCCATACGAATTTCCGCATGACGCCGCGAAATCTCGGTATCATGCAGTTGGATCGTATTGGTCCGGTCACGACCGATCGTGACGACCGCGTCGTTCAGCTCGAAACGTCTTCCTTGATCGTTGCCCTGAATGACGAATAGGGACGGCACGTTTTGCTCCCATGCTGGCGAATCGAAGAAGGCTTCATTTTATCGGTTAAGCGAGGGGGGGAGCAATGATGCTTGACGAGCGATGGTTGACCGGCGGTCCCTACTGGAGAAGAATCGGTTCTATTGCCAAATACTCCCCCACCTCCCTCCGCTAACTCTCGGATAGCGCTAAACATGCGAATCAAAAATACGCTGCTGGCCGCGTTGGTCGCTTGCCCGGTCTTGGTTTCCCCTCTGATGGCGGAGAACGAGGCGGCCATCAAAGCTGCCGAGTCGCGGATTCGGGATCACGTCGGCTTTTTGGCCTCCGACGAGCTGGAAGGGCGGGGCGTTGGCACCACCGGGCTGAATAAAGCGTCGCAATTCATGGCCGGTCAGCTGACGGCTCTTGGGCTCGACATGACCGCCGTCGGCGGCAAGCCGTTCCAAACGTTTGAGGTCGTTACCGAAGCGAAGCTTGGCCCCGACGACAAGAACACGCTGAAACTGGTTGGCCCCGAAGCGAAAGAAGCGGCGCCGCTGGAGCTGGGAAAGCAGTTTAATCCGCTCGCCGCCGGCGGGAGCGGCAAGTTTGATCTCCCGATCGTCTTCGTCGGCTACGGCATCACCGCGCCTGACTTGATGTATGACGACTACGCCGACATCGACGTTAAGGGAAAAGCGGTTCTGATGTTGCGAAAAGAGCCGCAAGGAGATCCCCACAATCCCCATAGCCCGTTCGGCGGTCCTCATCCGTCGCGGCATGCGACCTTCAGCCGCAAGATCTCGAACGCCTATCAACAAGGCGCCGCCGCTGTGATCATGGTCAATAATCTCGACGAGATCGAAACTCGCGTCGAAGATCAGCAAAACGTCTGGAACACCGCGGTCGCCGATATGGCCAAAGTGCAGGCCGAATATGACGCGCTCGCCGACGATGCGCCGGAAGAGAAAAAGATCGAACTGCGCGACAAGCTGACCGACCTGGCGAAAACGATCTCCGAAAGCGGCGCCAAGCTGAAAGAAGGAACCGACGAGGTTCTGCCGTTCATGGGCGCCGGCAGCGACGAGAGTCACCCGAACTTGCCGGTTTACTTCGCGCTGCGAAGTGCGATCGATCCGGTGGTGAAGAAGGCCCTCAACAATTCGCTGGCCGACTTGGAAGCGAAAATCAACGAAGCGAAAAAGCCGCACAGCGCCGTGCTGGCCGACTGGAAGGCGGTGGGCGAGACCGACGTCATTCGTGAAAAAGCGGAGATCAGCAACGTCATCGGCGTTCTGCATGGCGAAGGTCCGCTGGCGGACGAGATCATCCTGATCGGCGCTCACTACGATCACATCGGATACGGCGGCGAAGGCAGCCTGGCGCCTTGGACGCATGAGATTCATAACGGCGCCGACGACAACGCATCGGGCGCCGTCGCTCTGTTGGAAACGGCTCGCAAGATCGTCGGCCGCGACGGGAAGCCGAAGCGGACGATCGTCTTTATTGGGTTCACCGGCGAAGAACGCGGTCTCCTCGGCAGCGCCTATTATGTGAAGCATCCGGTGTTTGATCTCGAAAAGACGGTCGCGATGCTCAACATGGATATGGTTGGGCGTTTGACCGACGACAAGCTGATCATCAGCGGCAGCGGCACGGCGAAAGAGTTTGAGTCGCTCATCGATAAGCTGAACGAAGAGTACAAGTTCGCCGTCACCAAAGATCCCGGCGGTTTCGGTCCCAGCGATCACGCTTCGTTCTATGCGAAGGAGATCCCGGTGATGCACTTCTTTACTGGTACGCATGACGACTATCACCGCCCCAGCGACGACGTCGAGAAGCTTGATATCGCCGGCATTCGTCGCATCGCCAGCATGCTGGCGGACGCTGCGATAGCGGTGGATGCAATGCCGGCGCCGCCGGAATACGTCGCGATCGCGCCGGAATCGACCGAACGACGCACCGGATCGCGTCCTTACTTTGGCAGCATTCCCGACTTTAGCGTGGTTGGCCAAGGTTATGCGCTCCAAGGCGTTTCGCCGGACAGTCCCGCCGCAAAAGCGGGCATGAAAGCGGGCGATATCATCGTCAAACTAGGGGATAACAAGATCGCAGGTCTCGAAGACTTCGACGGCGCTCTGCGCGGCTACAAAGCAGGCGACAAAGCGAAGGTGACGATTATGCGGTCTGGAATGGAAATTACGCTTACGGTAACCTTAGCTGCGCCCCGATAAGTACTAGGTGACGGCCAAAATTTATTCTCGATTGGGGTGAACCAAATCGAGGAGGTTGTCGTACCGGTTCGGGTCTTTCCGCGGTATTACGGAAGTGCGGAATATTGGACTTTACCCGTTTGCAGTTTCCAGGCAGAATGCCGCTCGTTTGACAGCATCCGCATACGTCGAGCTGCCCGTAAAGCCGACGATTTACGGCGACATTCGCCCGCGGGGTCAGGACGACCAATTCAAACACAGCAAGGAGTGCTGAAAGTGAAGCGACTGTTTTCTTTGACCGCGATTTTGGTTTCCGCGATTTTCGTTAACTTTCTCGCGGAAGCGGCGAACGCCCAACAGGGCACCAATGTCGCCGTCATCGACATCCCCATGGTCTTCAAGGGGCATGCCCTCTTCAAGCGACAGATGGAAGACTTCAAGGTCGAAGTCGAAGCTGCTGAAAAGTCGATCGGCGCCGAACGCGACCGCATCACCAAGCTGATCCAGGAACTGAGCCAGCAGTACAAGCCGGGCTCGCCCGACTACAAAGTCAAAGAAGAGGAAATCGCTCGTCAGCAGTCGGAACTGCAAGTGAAAATGACGTTGCAGAAGAAGGACTTCATGGAAAAGGAAGCCCGCATCTACTTCAACGTTTATGACCAGGTCAAACGGACCGTCGCCTCGTTCGCCGAACGTAACAACATCGCGCTGGTCTTGCGTTACAACAGCACCGAAATCGAAGCTGACAACCGTCAGTCGGTTCTCGAAGGAATCAATCGCCCGGTTATCTATCAAAACCGGATCGACATCACCCAGGACGTCCTGTCGATGTTGAACGCCGGCGTTCCGCCGCAAACCCAAACGGCTCGCCCGCAAAGCGGCCTGATTCCTCGCTAGTCATCTCTCGCTTGACGTAACCCGCGGCGGAGGCTTGTTACGCCTTCCGCCGCTCGGTTCTCGCAGCACACCTATTTGCGCAATCCAGCATCCATGAAGAAACAGCTGCTGCGTTACGACGGCGAATATCGTTATCAACGAACCCTCGCCTCGTCGGCCTCCGTCGAAGGTATCGGTTACTGGTCGGGCAAGTCGAATCGCGTTGAGTTTCGACCCGCTCCGATCGACTCCGGCGTCACCTTCATCCGTGAGGATCTTCCGAACAAACCCCGCGTTGCGGCCCTGGTCGGCAACCGGATCGAAGTGCCGCGTCGCACCAATCTGACGGTCGGCGGCGTTACGGTCGAAATGGTCGAACATGTTTTGGCCGCTCTCTCCGGCATGCAAGTCGATAACTGCGAAGTTGCGGTT is a genomic window containing:
- a CDS encoding M20/M25/M40 family metallo-hydrolase; this encodes MRIKNTLLAALVACPVLVSPLMAENEAAIKAAESRIRDHVGFLASDELEGRGVGTTGLNKASQFMAGQLTALGLDMTAVGGKPFQTFEVVTEAKLGPDDKNTLKLVGPEAKEAAPLELGKQFNPLAAGGSGKFDLPIVFVGYGITAPDLMYDDYADIDVKGKAVLMLRKEPQGDPHNPHSPFGGPHPSRHATFSRKISNAYQQGAAAVIMVNNLDEIETRVEDQQNVWNTAVADMAKVQAEYDALADDAPEEKKIELRDKLTDLAKTISESGAKLKEGTDEVLPFMGAGSDESHPNLPVYFALRSAIDPVVKKALNNSLADLEAKINEAKKPHSAVLADWKAVGETDVIREKAEISNVIGVLHGEGPLADEIILIGAHYDHIGYGGEGSLAPWTHEIHNGADDNASGAVALLETARKIVGRDGKPKRTIVFIGFTGEERGLLGSAYYVKHPVFDLEKTVAMLNMDMVGRLTDDKLIISGSGTAKEFESLIDKLNEEYKFAVTKDPGGFGPSDHASFYAKEIPVMHFFTGTHDDYHRPSDDVEKLDIAGIRRIASMLADAAIAVDAMPAPPEYVAIAPESTERRTGSRPYFGSIPDFSVVGQGYALQGVSPDSPAAKAGMKAGDIIVKLGDNKIAGLEDFDGALRGYKAGDKAKVTIMRSGMEITLTVTLAAPR
- a CDS encoding OmpH family outer membrane protein; the encoded protein is MKRLFSLTAILVSAIFVNFLAEAANAQQGTNVAVIDIPMVFKGHALFKRQMEDFKVEVEAAEKSIGAERDRITKLIQELSQQYKPGSPDYKVKEEEIARQQSELQVKMTLQKKDFMEKEARIYFNVYDQVKRTVASFAERNNIALVLRYNSTEIEADNRQSVLEGINRPVIYQNRIDITQDVLSMLNAGVPPQTQTARPQSGLIPR